In the Tessaracoccus lacteus genome, AGCCCCCATGTCGGACTCTCCTTCAGGACCTACATAACGGCCCTGCCACTAAGTCTGACGCGCGACACCACGACACCGCCGACATGTAGCCAAGTTGCGAGAATCAGAGTGGCAGATCCCGCCACTGGGCAGGGCGCGGTATCTCCCTTATACGCTTTGCAAAAACTGAGACGCCCAGCGCGACCAGCATCGGGCTGAGCGCGACAGTGTAGGCCACAGTCGGACCGAAGCCCTGCAATGCGAGCCCAACCAAGAAGGGCGCCACAGCACCGATGCCCACCGAAAACGTCGCCAGCAACGCCTGGGCTCTTCCCTGCATTGACTCTGGAGTAGAAGCAAAGAAGTACCCAGCCATGGCGGCATTGATAGCAGGCACACCAAGGAATGTCAGCATCAGGAGGACGACAAGCGGAGCACCACTGTTGAACACGGCGATCCCCGCCATACCGACGGCGAGCCACAAGAACGTCAGAGAGATCACGAACCCGGTGCGAATCTGACGGATAACAACACCAGCCACGATGGCCCCGACGATGACCGAGATACCTGCCGCCGTTGTGAGCAGGCCCGCGTCCAGTGCACGGCCAGTACGAGCGACAGCCGTGAACTGAGTAGTCGTCATCACACCGCTGACACTGAAGTTGACAGCGCCCACCAACAACGCGAGGAGTAACGCGCGGGGTCGATGCCGAAGCCACCTGACTGCCTCCACCATGAGGCCCAATGCACCTTGCGCCTTCTCACCACCCGTAGGGGCAACTCGCAGCGGGCGAATCAGTATGGCCGAGAGGCACTGAAGCGCTGCCGCTATCGCGAGGCTCGCGCCAGTTGCGATACCCAGAAGAAAACCACCGACAGGGGCGGCTGCGAGCCGTAACGCCGCATCGCGGCCCTCATTGACCGTAATGGCCTGGGGATAGCGCTCCACTGTCACCACGCTCCGCAGGAGGGCATCGCTGGCTTCCCCCAGCCACCCGCTGGTCAATCCGAAGACCGCTGCTGCCCCCAGCAGGACGCCGAGAGACAGTTGTCCGGACCATCCCAGGACCGCGAGTAGGAACAGCACAACGGCGTTAATCACGCCGCTGAGGACAATAAGTCGCTTGCGGTCGAATCGATCAATGATCAGCCCACCGGGTATGAGAAAAGCCTGAGTGAGGACAGCCTGAACCGTGCCGACGAGGCCCGCTTGGGCAGCCGACCCGGTGACCATGAGTGCCAGAAGCGGCAGCACAAAGTCCCGCAGACCAGTGGCTGCAGCAGCTGATGAGTCGGATGCCAGCCACCAGCGGTATGCGGACGGGGTGGGAGCAGGCCCAGGACCTGATCCCACCCCACCCACCGGTGGCTCAACTACCATGTCACGCGAAGGATTCGGCACTCAATTGGTCGGAACCCTTGGGTCCCGAGGCCATCCACATCGTCTAGATCCAGCGACATGAATGCCCTCCTCTCCTCCTCCGACAGCACAAAGCGGTCGAGTACATCTTGCGTCTTGCAGGTGAACTCTGCCCGTAGAGCATCTTCGTCCGCGAGACGCTCCAGCAGCATCGTGGCATCTGACATTTGGTCACTCCTCCTTACAAGACTGGACTCACCATGCGATCTGTAGGATTCTGCACTCAACGGGTGGCAGCCGAGGATCAGCGATCGTCTCGAGAACGGACAGCTCAAGGTCTAGGAAAGCTTGCCTTTCTGGACCGGTCACTTCCTCGAAGCGGGCGAGTACCTCCTCGCGGCCGTATCTGAATTCCTCACGGAATTCCGGGTCCGTTGCTAGCCTGCCTAGAATCTCACTGGACTGATTCATGTAACACCTCCTCTCGTTCATTTCGCGTTGCAAGGGGATTGGGTGTGGGGCTAGCCATGCGGTTCTTCGCAGCGACTTCGAGGGCCGACCACACCAGGGGAACCGGGACCTCCGTCGGAACGAACTCATCAAGCCGAACAACTAGACTCAGATAGCGCTGGTCGAGGAGCACGAGAAGACCGAGATCAGTTAGCCGGTCGAGTGCGTCCGCAACCTCTCTGGAAGCAAAGCCCGCCGAGATGCTCTCCTCAGCGATGCGCCGGGGACTAGCCCCCGAGGCACACGCTGTCAGCAGCCATGCATCGACTCCAGACATACTCAGCCGGCGTGGATCGCTGGGGTCCCGTGTATCCAGCACCCATAGCTTCCCTTGGAGAGTGGCTCCGACTAGGAACGCCTGGCGGTACACCGCGTGCCATCTCTGCAACTCGGCCATGACACCAGTCACGTAGGTGCGGGGGGTCCTCCCATCTGAATACTCATAGTCGAAGTAGTAACAAGCATCGAACACGGAGCGAGCGTCTGGTGAGGCGGCAACGGCATCCCAGAGATCTGCGAATATAGGGTGAGGCCGAACGTTCTCGAGCCCAAAATCATGTGGCGCATTGAACATCGGACTGAAGCGATCCAAGCGAACCCATCCCCCAGCACCGTCAATGATTCCAGGGGGTTCCAAGTGATACAGGAGAGGGATAAGCGCTTCCATTGCGTCGTAGTCCTCAGGCTCTTCATCGGGGAAACCGTAGAGCAGATTCCACCCCACTCCGACTCCATGTCGGGCTGCGCTGATGAGAACGCGAATATTCTGATACGGTCGCACACCTTTTCGCATCAGTTGCAGCACATGAGAGCTGAGACTTTCGATGCCCGGCTGTATCGCGCGCACTCCCGCCTGAGAAAGCGCGCGCACATCATTGTCACTGATGTTGGATTTGACCTCGTAGAAGATAGTCAAAGGCAGCTGCGCCTCTGCCAGCTTTGGCAAGAGGCTACCGAAGTAGCTTCTCTCGATGATCGGATCTGTGGTGTAGACAAACCGACCGCCAGACTCGGCTACATCTCGGAACTCCTCGAATGCCCGTTCGGCGGACTTGCTGGCGAAGGCAATCTGCTCACCGTTCAGCCCACAGAAGGTGCATTGCTGCGCCTGTCCATACCAACAGCCGAGTGCGGTCTCGACTGGGACCCACGCGGTGTCGGCCTTACCTAGCCCGAGGGCCTCACGCTCAGCAAACCAATGGCGATAGTCAACGCGGGGAAGCGCGTCCATGTGCAGCGGCGCGGCAGCGGGGCCGGCTACAACCTGGCTTCCATGCCGGGTGACCACTCCTGGTACACCGACCGCAGACTGGCCGCAAGAGATGCGGTGGAGCAGCGCTGGGAACGACTGCTCGGCGTATCCACGCACCACGTGGTCGAGTTCCGGTACGAGTTCGAGGAGTGCGGGTCCCATTGGGCCCTCGCAGTGTGATCCACCCAGAATGATCTCTCCATCGAAGCCGTGTTCGCGTAGCTTCTTGATCGCGATGATAGTTGGGAAGAGCGCGAACACCGCAGTGAGCCCGATGACGTCGTAGGAGCCAGAGGCAATTCGGCGCGTCTCCTCATCGAGGAACCGTGAGAGCGGAGCGTAAGCACGCTCTAAGGTATCGCCCAGACGCTTCA is a window encoding:
- a CDS encoding MFS transporter, whose amino-acid sequence is MLPLLALMVTGSAAQAGLVGTVQAVLTQAFLIPGGLIIDRFDRKRLIVLSGVINAVVLFLLAVLGWSGQLSLGVLLGAAAVFGLTSGWLGEASDALLRSVVTVERYPQAITVNEGRDAALRLAAAPVGGFLLGIATGASLAIAAALQCLSAILIRPLRVAPTGGEKAQGALGLMVEAVRWLRHRPRALLLALLVGAVNFSVSGVMTTTQFTAVARTGRALDAGLLTTAAGISVIVGAIVAGVVIRQIRTGFVISLTFLWLAVGMAGIAVFNSGAPLVVLLMLTFLGVPAINAAMAGYFFASTPESMQGRAQALLATFSVGIGAVAPFLVGLALQGFGPTVAYTVALSPMLVALGVSVFAKRIREIPRPAQWRDLPL
- a CDS encoding RiPP maturation radical SAM C-methyltransferase, with amino-acid sequence MRIALVQMPPLNDDRPSLGLSLVASAARSSGHTVEMLYSNLHCAHSIGVDLYRELCGAPNDSLLADIAFVRAVNPTLDIQPLMDILNQRMGEVFDVKRLGDTLERAYAPLSRFLDEETRRIASGSYDVIGLTAVFALFPTIIAIKKLREHGFDGEIILGGSHCEGPMGPALLELVPELDHVVRGYAEQSFPALLHRISCGQSAVGVPGVVTRHGSQVVAGPAAAPLHMDALPRVDYRHWFAEREALGLGKADTAWVPVETALGCWYGQAQQCTFCGLNGEQIAFASKSAERAFEEFRDVAESGGRFVYTTDPIIERSYFGSLLPKLAEAQLPLTIFYEVKSNISDNDVRALSQAGVRAIQPGIESLSSHVLQLMRKGVRPYQNIRVLISAARHGVGVGWNLLYGFPDEEPEDYDAMEALIPLLYHLEPPGIIDGAGGWVRLDRFSPMFNAPHDFGLENVRPHPIFADLWDAVAASPDARSVFDACYYFDYEYSDGRTPRTYVTGVMAELQRWHAVYRQAFLVGATLQGKLWVLDTRDPSDPRRLSMSGVDAWLLTACASGASPRRIAEESISAGFASREVADALDRLTDLGLLVLLDQRYLSLVVRLDEFVPTEVPVPLVWSALEVAAKNRMASPTPNPLATRNEREEVLHESVQ